The Euphorbia lathyris chromosome 3, ddEupLath1.1, whole genome shotgun sequence genome contains a region encoding:
- the LOC136222744 gene encoding uncharacterized protein, translated as MDENIEISTLHFVEIREAYEGQYTSEGSEGSDEGDDNEEGDVSDEYEGNDSEEGEVMETLKANEEVIKRQMLNKKLTFELGQTFANAKAFRLAVSKYAIQEGCPLNVIKSDKSKARYHCEPSCPFKLYAIKGGGRDDLVVRTFVPSHNCTRQYTNPRVNALFLAEYFKEKIRGKPKYSIRDMKDHVKEALELNVTLSMCKRAKRAIIEELDGGYKEEYSCLEAYVNELSITNPGSTFDLQFSKEGIRVGKRIFCRLYLCFNACKRGWIDGCRPIIGLDGCFLKDICKGQLLVAVGHDAMDQIYPIAWTIVEKETKVNWEWFLSHLREDLDLRNGDDITLMSDMQKGLLHAVSMLLPNAEHRWCARHVLSNWGIKFRGLELEKHFWRCAWSTYEEEFKDNLKTMAKVNKKAAEYLLKYPPQHWCRAYFTDRSKDPMVDNNMMESFNSWILEQRSRPILRMLEEMRVMTMNRLHENEKKAASWSGDYSPTSMEEFMLNHSIARYCRVEFNGEKGYEVTHGIDRHCVILLERKCTCKAWQLSGIPCPHAICAMYHAKIDPVKQIDRYYSKLRYMMTYKHKIQPVRGKKFWRIEDFAPIEPPKITRMLGRPKKKRIRQVGECSVGERNGTRLSRKGQIQKCSNCGRAGHKRTYCKAPKGTKYAHLNVENERNVTSNDQQKHKRKRDKGTSSGHPAWIKPREQVKEVEFGYYYDQNSGNAMFNPEKTSEILLFDGVEDIEGLHNSDPVITFPIPNERHLKHKKMKPFKPPTGTRSISFIGNDSEVSHPTDLPIQPPKLQWKGKKAMTSKQLQEEKELCIGKKMKDKEIRLG; from the exons ATGGATGAAAATATTGAAATCTCTACTCTGCATTTTGTTGAGATAAGGGAAGCATATGAAGGACAATATACTAGTGAGGGGTCTGAGGGCAGTGATGAAGGTGATGATAATGAAGAAGGTGATGTTAGTGACGAGTATGAAGGCAATGATAGTGAAGAAGGTGAGGTTATGGAGACTCTGAAGGCAAATGAAGAAGTTATTAAAAGGCAGATGCTAAATAAGAAATTGACCTTCGAACTTGGTCAAACCTTTGCAAATGCTAAGGCATTTCGATTGGCTGTCTCCAAATATGCAATTCAGGAAGGATGTCCATTGAATGTGATCAAGAGTGATAAATCTAAAGCAAGGTACCATTGTGAACCTTCTTGTCCCTTTAAATTGTATGCTATTAAAGGTGGTGGTCGCGACGACTTGGTGGTAAGGACATTTGTCCCAAGTCATAATTGCACTCGACAATATACTAATCCCAGAGTTAATGCATTGTTTTTAGCTGAATATTTTAAGGAAAAAATTAGAGGGAAACCTAAGTATTCAATTAGAGATATGAAGGATCATGTGAAGGAAGCATTAGAGTTAAATGTGACACTCAGCATGTGCAAAAGAGCTAAGAGGGCGATCATTGAAGAGTTGGATGGGGGATACAAGGAAGAGTACTCATGTTTGGAAGCATATGTGAATGAGTTGAGTATAACTAATCCTGGTAGCACATTTGATCTACAATTCTCAAAAGAAGGAATAAGAGTTGGCAAACGAATATTCTGTAGATTATACTTATGTTTTAATGCATGTAAGAGAGGATGGATAGATGGATGTAGACCAATAATTGGCCTTGATGGTTGTTTTTTGAAAGATATTTGTAAAGGGCAACTACTAGTGGCTGTAGGGCACGATGCAATGGATCAAATATACCCAATAGCATGGACTATAGTAGAAAAAGAGACCAAAGTAAATTGGGAATGGTTCTTATCTCACTTGAGAGAAGATCTGGATCTTCGAAATGGGGATGATATAACACTGATGTCTGATATGCAAAAG GGATTGCTCCATGCTGTAAGTATGTTGCTCCCAAACGCAGAACATAGATGGTGTGCAAGACATGTCTTATCCAATTGGGGAATCAAGTTTAGAGGACTAGAACTGGAGAAACACTTTTGGAGATGTGCATGGAGTACATACGAAGAAGAGTTCAAAGATAACTTGAAGACCATGGCAAAGGTCAATAAAAAAGCAGCAGAATACTTGTTGAAGTATCCTCCTCAACATTGGTGTAGAGCTTATTTCACTGATAGGTCCAAAGATCCAATGGTtgataataatatgatggaaaGCTTCAACAGTTGGATTCTAGAACAAAGATCAAGACCAATTTTGAGGATGTTAGAAGAAATGAGGGTGATGACTATGAACAGGTTGCacgaaaatgaaaaaaaggCTGCAAGTTGGAGTGGTGACTATTCACCAACTAGTATGGAAGAATTCATGCTAAATCATTCAATAGCCAGATATTGCAGGGTTGAGTTTAATGGGGAGAAAGGGTATGAAGTTACACATGGGATTGATAGGCACTGTGTAATTTTACTTGAGAGAAAATGCACATGTAAGGCATGGCAATTGAGTGGAATACCCTGCCCTCATGCCATATGTGCTATGTATCATGCTAAAATAGATCCTGTTAAGCAAATAGACAGGTATTATTCTAAACTGAGATATATGATGACATACAAGCACAAGATACAACCAGTGAGGGGGAAGAAATTTTGGAGAATAGAGGATTTTGCCCCTATTGAGCCTCCCAAGATTACAAGAATGCTTGGCAGACCGAAGAAAAAAAGGATAAGGCAGGTTGGTGAATGTAGTGTAGGGGAGAGGAATGGAACAAGGCTGTCAAGGAAGGGCCAAATTCAAAAATGCAGTAATTGTGGACGAGCAGGCCATAAGAGAACATATTGCAAG GCTCCAAAAGGAACCAAGTATGCTCACTTGAATGTAGAGAATGAAAGGAACGTGACATCAAATGACCAACAAAAACACAAAAGGAAAAGAGACAAAGGCACGTCAAGTGGCCACCCCGCTTGGATAAAGCCTCGAGAGCAAGTTAAAGAAGTTGAATTTGGATACTATTATGATCAAAATTCAGGAAATGCTATGTTTAAT CCCGAAAAGACTAGTGAAATTTTATTGTTTGATGGAGTTGAGGATATAGAAGGTCTGCATAATTCCGATCCAGTGATCACCTTTCCCATTCCAAATGAAAGACACTTGAAGCATAAAAAGATGAAACCTTTCAAGCCACCTACTGGAACAAGGAGTATTAGTTTCATTGGAAATGATTCTGAAGTTTCACATCCAACCGATTTGCCAATTCAGCCTCCCAAACTGCAATGGAAAGGCAAGAAAGCGATGACCAGTAAACAGCTTCAAGAAGAGAAAGAACTCTGCATTGGCAAGAAGATGAAAGACAAGGAAATCCGCCTTGGATAA